A part of Pararoseomonas sp. SCSIO 73927 genomic DNA contains:
- a CDS encoding DUF1150 family protein produces the protein MNPTPITTLRNLSAVDWAQFGAQEMAYIRPVTVNGTQAVAIHAADGTPIGAAPTEALAIAAILQHEMAPVLVH, from the coding sequence ATGAACCCGACCCCGATCACCACCCTCCGCAACCTCTCCGCCGTGGACTGGGCCCAGTTCGGCGCGCAGGAGATGGCCTATATCCGCCCGGTGACCGTCAACGGCACCCAGGCCGTGGCCATCCACGCCGCCGACGGCACCCCGATCGGCGCGGCGCCGACCGAGGCGCTCGCGATCGCCGCCATTCTCCAGCACGAGATGGCGCCGGTCCTCGTTCACTAG
- a CDS encoding multidrug transporter produces the protein MTLHWLMLAAAILTSLGGQVLLKSGAVAEGGFVSQLFRPQTILGLGLYGGAALLYIVALRKIPMSVALPCTAASYVVAVLVGHFAFGEALGAQKIAAIALISAGVVVLATA, from the coding sequence ATGACCCTGCACTGGCTCATGCTGGCGGCCGCCATCCTCACCTCGCTGGGCGGCCAGGTGCTGCTGAAGTCCGGCGCGGTGGCGGAGGGCGGCTTCGTCTCCCAGCTCTTCCGCCCCCAGACCATCCTCGGCCTCGGCCTCTACGGCGGCGCCGCCCTCCTCTACATCGTGGCGCTGCGGAAGATCCCGATGTCGGTCGCCCTGCCCTGCACCGCCGCCTCCTACGTCGTGGCGGTGCTGGTTGGCCACTTCGCCTTCGGCGAGGCGCTGGGCGCGCAGAAGATCGCCGCCATCGCCCTCATCAGCGCCGGCGTCGTCGTCCTCGCCACGGCCTGA
- a CDS encoding glycosyltransferase family 2 protein, whose translation MPSVAPFAETVGLSIVVPVYRGAATVGTLVAALSELRPAGGIEIVLVNDGSPDNSGEVCRALAETATVPLTYVEHARNFGEHNAVMSGLRVARGAYVITMDDDLQNPPEEVLKLYDHARLGGFDVVYTRYAVKEHEGWRNLGSRFANGVADLLIDKPKGLYLSSFRCMSALVVREITRYAGPYPYIDGLIMQVTQRIDSIEVRHLKRAEGHSNYTLRRLVRLWLNLATNFSLLPVRLAVFAGVAMGVLGVIAALFVIAEALTGDPPSGWASTMTVTLLISGVQFLILGVLGEYVGRAFLSANGTPQGVVREVVRARPAMPRVEDAA comes from the coding sequence ATGCCCAGCGTCGCCCCCTTCGCCGAGACGGTCGGCCTCTCCATCGTCGTGCCCGTGTACCGGGGCGCGGCCACGGTCGGCACCCTCGTCGCCGCGCTCTCGGAGCTCCGCCCGGCGGGCGGGATCGAGATCGTGCTGGTGAATGACGGCTCCCCCGACAATTCCGGCGAGGTCTGCCGGGCGCTGGCCGAGACAGCCACCGTCCCCCTCACCTATGTCGAGCACGCCCGGAACTTCGGCGAGCACAACGCGGTCATGTCCGGCCTCCGCGTCGCGCGCGGCGCCTACGTCATCACCATGGACGACGACCTGCAGAACCCGCCGGAGGAGGTGCTGAAGCTCTACGACCACGCCCGCCTCGGCGGCTTCGACGTGGTCTACACCCGTTACGCGGTGAAGGAGCACGAGGGCTGGCGCAACCTCGGCAGCCGCTTCGCCAACGGCGTCGCGGACCTGCTGATCGATAAGCCGAAGGGCCTCTATCTCTCCTCCTTCCGCTGCATGTCCGCGCTGGTCGTGCGGGAGATCACGCGCTACGCCGGCCCCTACCCCTATATCGACGGCCTGATCATGCAGGTGACGCAGCGCATCGACTCGATCGAGGTGCGCCACCTCAAGCGCGCGGAGGGGCACAGCAACTACACGCTGCGCCGCCTCGTGCGGCTCTGGCTCAACCTCGCCACCAACTTCTCGCTCCTCCCCGTGCGCCTCGCCGTCTTCGCGGGCGTCGCCATGGGCGTGCTCGGCGTGATCGCCGCGCTCTTCGTGATCGCGGAGGCGCTGACGGGCGACCCGCCCTCCGGCTGGGCCTCCACCATGACGGTGACGCTGCTCATCTCCGGCGTGCAGTTCCTCATCCTCGGCGTGCTCGGGGAATATGTCGGCCGCGCCTTCCTCTCGGCCAACGGCACGCCCCAGGGCGTGGTGCGCGAGGTGGTGCGCGCGCGCCCCGCCATGCCCCGGGTGGAGGACGCGGCATGA
- a CDS encoding Hsp20 family protein has protein sequence MSRSPVFGSPLFLGFDHLEQMLDRVQKTSDGYPPYNIEQTAADRLRITLAVAGFAMDDLQITQEDNQLVIRGRQKDDSEGRIFLHRGIAARQFQRAFVIAEGIEIEGAWLDNGLLHVELRRPQPEVRVRTIQINGRTRPMVDGDA, from the coding sequence ATGTCGCGCTCGCCGGTCTTCGGATCGCCGTTGTTCCTGGGCTTCGACCATCTCGAGCAGATGCTCGACCGGGTGCAGAAGACCTCGGACGGCTACCCGCCCTACAACATCGAGCAGACCGCCGCCGACCGGCTGCGGATCACTCTCGCCGTCGCCGGCTTCGCCATGGACGACCTGCAGATCACGCAGGAGGACAACCAGCTAGTGATCCGCGGGCGGCAGAAGGACGACTCCGAGGGGCGAATCTTCCTTCACCGCGGAATCGCCGCCCGCCAGTTCCAGCGGGCCTTCGTGATCGCCGAGGGAATCGAGATCGAGGGCGCCTGGCTCGACAACGGGCTGCTGCACGTGGAACTGCGGCGGCCACAGCCCGAGGTCCGCGTCCGGACCATTCAGATCAACGGCCGCACCCGCCCCATGGTGGACGGCGACGCCTGA
- the fmt gene encoding methionyl-tRNA formyltransferase produces MRLAFMGSPGFSVPALRALHAAGHEIAMVYAQPPRPAGRGQRETPCPVHQAALDLGLPVRTPARVRKSTAEHEAFAALGLDAAVVAAYGLILPRPMLDAPRLGCLNIHASLLPRWRGAAPIQAAVLAGDAETGITIMRMDEGLDTGPMLLRESLPLGPRATTPEVHDALSEMGARLILRALEEAPSPVPQPEEGAAYAPKLGKEDGRLDWSEPSVALDRRVRAMNPWPGAFTAWNGETLRVLAAEPAPGAGRPGTVLDDALLVACGEGALRLSRVQRAGKAAMDAPAFLRGTPVPPGTALG; encoded by the coding sequence TTGCGCCTCGCCTTCATGGGCAGCCCCGGCTTCTCCGTGCCGGCACTGCGGGCGCTGCACGCGGCGGGGCATGAGATCGCGATGGTCTATGCCCAGCCCCCCCGCCCCGCCGGGCGGGGGCAGCGGGAGACGCCCTGCCCCGTGCACCAGGCGGCCCTGGATCTGGGTCTGCCCGTGCGCACGCCCGCGCGAGTCCGCAAGAGCACGGCCGAGCACGAGGCCTTCGCCGCGCTGGGCCTCGACGCGGCCGTGGTCGCCGCCTACGGGCTGATCCTGCCGAGGCCGATGCTGGACGCGCCCCGCCTGGGCTGCCTGAACATCCACGCCAGCCTGCTGCCGCGCTGGCGCGGCGCCGCCCCGATCCAGGCCGCCGTGCTGGCGGGGGATGCGGAGACAGGCATCACCATCATGCGCATGGATGAGGGGCTGGACACCGGCCCGATGCTGCTCCGCGAATCCCTGCCCCTCGGCCCGCGCGCGACGACGCCGGAGGTGCACGACGCGCTCTCCGAGATGGGCGCGCGCCTGATCCTGCGCGCGCTGGAGGAGGCGCCTTCCCCCGTGCCCCAGCCGGAGGAGGGCGCGGCCTACGCGCCGAAGCTGGGCAAGGAGGACGGGCGGCTGGACTGGTCGGAGCCCTCCGTCGCACTCGATCGCCGCGTGCGGGCCATGAATCCCTGGCCCGGCGCCTTCACCGCCTGGAACGGCGAGACCCTGCGCGTTTTGGCCGCCGAGCCCGCGCCCGGCGCTGGCAGGCCGGGCACCGTGCTGGACGACGCGCTGCTGGTCGCTTGCGGCGAGGGTGCCCTGCGTTTGAGCCGCGTGCAGCGCGCCGGCAAGGCGGCGATGGACGCCCCAGCCTTCCTGCGCGGCACCCCCGTGCCGCCCGGCACGGCCCTGGGCTGA
- a CDS encoding SRPBCC domain-containing protein, with protein sequence MRPLRAEGRIPLRAVPTAVRAAILDPAVLARIIPGAERVAGDGEGGYTAVLGLGVGPFRGRQAVALRAEDGAGGLAVSGRADGPFGSGTATGRIDLLPEAGGTLLCWRYDGAVRGPVSLAGPLLLRLSATAFTAGVFRALKRLLEERSRPG encoded by the coding sequence GTGCGGCCCCTGCGGGCGGAGGGCCGGATCCCGCTCCGCGCCGTGCCCACGGCCGTGCGGGCCGCGATCCTGGATCCCGCTGTCCTCGCCCGCATCATCCCCGGCGCGGAGCGCGTCGCCGGGGACGGGGAGGGCGGCTACACGGCCGTGCTCGGGCTCGGGGTCGGCCCCTTCCGCGGCCGCCAGGCCGTCGCCCTGCGCGCGGAGGACGGGGCGGGCGGCCTCGCCGTCTCCGGCCGCGCCGACGGTCCCTTCGGCAGTGGCACCGCCACGGGAAGGATCGATCTTCTCCCGGAGGCCGGCGGCACGCTGCTGTGCTGGCGCTACGACGGCGCGGTGCGCGGCCCCGTCAGCCTCGCCGGGCCGCTCCTCCTGCGCCTCTCCGCCACGGCCTTCACCGCCGGCGTGTTCCGCGCGCTGAAGCGGCTGCTGGAGGAGCGCTCCCGGCCGGGATAG
- a CDS encoding methyltransferase domain-containing protein, whose translation MEDAEYDLMDAAEDGMWWYRAVHARLLDVLRRRPGRAALPVLDAGCGTGGFLRRFSNSIPRAAIGLDYNPRAAGRAAAKSGLPAAGGTVNALPFPDASFGAAVSVDVICHAGVDEAAALAELRRVLAPGATLVLNLPAYAWLHSAHDLRVHTARRYTTAGAAQLLRRAGFAEVSAGYWNSVLLPLMVVQRKVLARGEGHASDVSEFPRWLDRLLYGATEAERRLPLPMPAGGSVLVAATRP comes from the coding sequence TTGGAAGACGCCGAATACGACCTGATGGACGCCGCGGAGGACGGCATGTGGTGGTACCGCGCCGTCCACGCCCGCCTGCTGGACGTGCTGCGTCGCCGCCCCGGCCGGGCCGCCCTGCCCGTGCTGGACGCCGGCTGCGGCACGGGCGGCTTCCTCCGCCGCTTCTCCAACTCCATCCCCCGCGCCGCCATCGGGCTGGACTACAACCCCCGCGCCGCCGGCCGCGCCGCTGCCAAGTCCGGCCTGCCCGCTGCCGGCGGCACGGTGAACGCCCTGCCCTTCCCCGATGCCAGCTTCGGCGCCGCCGTCTCCGTGGACGTGATCTGCCACGCCGGCGTGGACGAGGCGGCGGCCCTGGCGGAGCTGCGCCGCGTCCTCGCCCCCGGCGCCACCCTCGTGCTGAACCTGCCCGCCTATGCCTGGCTGCACTCCGCCCACGACCTGCGGGTGCACACGGCGCGGCGCTACACCACCGCCGGCGCCGCGCAACTTCTCCGCCGCGCCGGCTTCGCCGAGGTCTCGGCCGGCTACTGGAACAGCGTCCTGCTCCCTCTCATGGTCGTGCAGCGCAAGGTCCTGGCCCGGGGCGAGGGCCATGCGAGCGACGTGTCGGAGTTCCCGCGCTGGCTGGACCGCCTCCTCTACGGCGCGACGGAGGCGGAGCGCCGCCTTCCCCTGCCCATGCCCGCCGGCGGCTCCGTGCTGGTTGCCGCAACCCGCCCTTGA
- a CDS encoding metalloregulator ArsR/SmtB family transcription factor produces MQRVFEALASAARRRILALLAHGELSAGEIAARFEMTRASISQHLSVLEAAGLVGSEKRGQYVFYRQVPDSLVNTLNGFVQEACPVARPLRRESAARAQEAKAREARTRKAGIPGAKG; encoded by the coding sequence ATGCAGCGCGTCTTCGAAGCCCTCGCCTCCGCCGCCCGGCGGCGCATCCTCGCCCTCCTCGCCCATGGCGAGCTGAGCGCGGGGGAGATCGCCGCGCGGTTCGAGATGACCCGCGCCTCCATCTCCCAGCACCTCTCCGTGCTGGAGGCTGCGGGGCTGGTAGGGAGCGAGAAGCGCGGCCAGTACGTCTTCTACCGGCAGGTGCCGGACAGCCTCGTGAACACCCTGAACGGCTTCGTGCAGGAGGCCTGCCCGGTGGCACGGCCGCTGCGACGCGAGAGCGCGGCGCGGGCCCAAGAGGCCAAGGCCCGGGAAGCCAGAACCCGGAAAGCCGGAATTCCGGGGGCGAAGGGCTGA
- a CDS encoding DUF3574 domain-containing protein, with product MRIAAALLLLAACRTEGAPPACPAGTSPAAVSELAFGRNGPDGALRVTETDWAAFLEEEVTPRFPDGLTALDAAGQWRGPDGRAAREPSKLLWLVMPGTTLEEAGARTRPLVDTYRRRFQQESVLAVHRIACASLPGE from the coding sequence GTGCGGATCGCGGCGGCGCTGCTCCTCCTGGCCGCGTGCCGGACGGAGGGCGCGCCGCCCGCCTGTCCCGCCGGCACCTCCCCCGCCGCCGTCTCGGAGCTCGCCTTCGGCCGCAACGGGCCGGACGGCGCCCTCCGCGTCACCGAGACCGACTGGGCCGCCTTCCTGGAGGAGGAGGTCACCCCGCGCTTCCCCGACGGCCTCACCGCTCTCGACGCCGCGGGCCAGTGGCGCGGTCCCGATGGGCGCGCGGCACGGGAGCCGTCGAAGCTTCTCTGGCTGGTGATGCCGGGCACGACACTTGAGGAGGCGGGCGCCAGGACGAGGCCGCTCGTGGACACCTACAGGCGCCGCTTTCAGCAGGAGAGCGTCCTCGCCGTGCACCGCATCGCGTGCGCGTCGCTGCCGGGTGAATAA
- the truA gene encoding tRNA pseudouridine(38-40) synthase TruA — MPRYALLIEYDGTPFVGWQRQKDGLSVQQVLEEAAAPLNGGVEPVIGAAGRTDAGVHAEGQVAGVDLAADLPVERVREALNTRSRPHPIAVLSVTRPPEDWSARFSAVHRAYRYRILNRRARPGLDLGRVWHVPQRLDAEAMHEAAQGLLGHHDFSAFRAAACQAKDALRTLDRLDVSRHGEEIEVRVEARSFLHHQVRNMVGTLAQVGRGLRPVNWPRQVLDTRDRRRAGQTAPAEGLCFVSVRYDPGLVWEC, encoded by the coding sequence ATGCCGCGCTACGCCCTGTTGATCGAGTACGACGGGACGCCCTTCGTCGGCTGGCAGCGGCAGAAGGACGGCCTCTCCGTCCAGCAGGTGCTGGAGGAAGCCGCCGCGCCGCTGAACGGCGGGGTGGAGCCGGTGATCGGCGCCGCCGGGCGCACGGATGCCGGGGTGCACGCGGAAGGCCAGGTGGCGGGAGTCGATCTCGCCGCCGACCTGCCGGTGGAGCGGGTGCGGGAGGCGCTGAACACCCGTTCCCGGCCGCACCCGATCGCCGTGCTCTCCGTCACCCGCCCGCCGGAGGACTGGAGCGCCCGCTTCTCGGCCGTGCACCGGGCCTACCGCTACCGCATCCTGAACCGCCGCGCCCGGCCGGGCCTGGACCTCGGCCGCGTGTGGCACGTGCCGCAGCGGCTGGACGCGGAGGCGATGCACGAGGCGGCGCAGGGCCTGCTGGGCCACCACGACTTCTCCGCCTTTCGCGCCGCCGCTTGCCAGGCGAAGGACGCGCTGCGGACGCTGGACCGGCTGGACGTCTCCCGCCACGGCGAGGAGATCGAGGTGCGGGTGGAGGCGCGGAGCTTCCTGCACCACCAGGTCCGGAACATGGTGGGCACGCTGGCGCAGGTCGGGCGCGGTCTGCGGCCGGTGAACTGGCCGCGCCAGGTGCTGGACACGCGGGACCGGAGGCGCGCCGGCCAGACGGCGCCGGCGGAAGGTCTCTGCTTCGTGTCCGTCCGATACGACCCCGGACTCGTCTGGGAGTGCTAG
- a CDS encoding DUF4153 domain-containing protein, giving the protein MTTRPTETPLAWLGALRLGIGLGQGVALYALGTLVRGAGVHPLVTAHPRAYGVAVLLAGLAPFPLLLGLGHFRPRVLAGWVLAAALLILGLGWHDLGQNARPDLPLPSPRLVVALSAILFIGHALLAAREADRARGGRGLPRYADLFEASWRGALQLAQAVAFVGSFWIVFWVGDQMFRAIGIGALNSLARRHAFVLPVSFGLGALAVHAADAREDMARGLRRLALGLEAWLTPLLAVLVAAFLLALPVTGLGPLLARSYAIPSLLFAAAMLVLLTNAVHQDGREAPPRLLDLSARLAGILLVPLTALAAWGLALRVLEYGWTEARVAGAAALVLLALYALGYAAAALRPGMRLLEPVNVLAAGVAILVLAALNTPLADPVRLSVASQTGRLLRGEVPPERFDFAWLARAGRDGRQAREALLTNPNPVIAERAGNRARPRRSWEAPVARGPVRLEAAPAGAALPAGLLAAVEAELQGAAAEASRPQCTEPGCVARALPLEGREAWLVGPVHGDFWAMVPKGEGWRRLAIYRAPFHCRERARGGIAETGPRPLPPRLPELEANGVRLEPVLPRRDCG; this is encoded by the coding sequence ATGACGACGCGCCCGACGGAGACACCGCTGGCCTGGCTCGGCGCCCTGCGGCTCGGCATCGGGCTCGGCCAGGGCGTGGCCCTCTACGCCCTCGGCACCCTCGTGCGGGGCGCCGGCGTGCACCCGCTGGTCACGGCCCATCCCCGCGCCTACGGCGTGGCCGTGCTGCTGGCCGGGCTGGCGCCCTTCCCGCTCCTCCTCGGGCTGGGACACTTCCGCCCGCGGGTGCTGGCGGGCTGGGTGCTCGCCGCGGCGCTGCTGATCCTTGGCCTGGGCTGGCACGACCTCGGCCAGAACGCGCGGCCGGACCTGCCCCTGCCGAGCCCGCGCCTGGTCGTCGCCCTCTCCGCCATCCTCTTCATCGGGCACGCGCTGCTCGCCGCGCGGGAGGCGGACCGGGCCCGGGGCGGGCGCGGCCTGCCGCGCTACGCCGACCTGTTCGAGGCCTCCTGGCGCGGCGCGCTCCAGCTCGCCCAGGCGGTGGCCTTCGTCGGCAGCTTCTGGATCGTCTTCTGGGTCGGCGACCAAATGTTCCGCGCCATCGGCATCGGGGCGCTGAACAGCCTCGCCCGGCGCCACGCCTTCGTCCTACCCGTCAGCTTCGGGCTGGGCGCCCTCGCGGTCCACGCGGCCGACGCGCGGGAGGACATGGCGCGCGGGCTGCGCCGGCTGGCGCTGGGGCTGGAAGCCTGGCTGACCCCCCTGCTGGCCGTGCTGGTGGCCGCCTTCCTCCTGGCCCTGCCGGTCACCGGGCTCGGGCCACTCCTGGCCCGCAGCTACGCCATCCCCTCTCTCCTCTTCGCGGCCGCAATGCTGGTGCTGCTGACCAACGCCGTGCACCAGGACGGGCGGGAGGCGCCGCCGCGCCTGCTGGACCTCTCGGCGCGGCTCGCCGGCATCCTCCTCGTGCCGCTCACGGCGCTGGCGGCCTGGGGCCTGGCGTTGCGGGTCCTCGAGTACGGCTGGACCGAGGCCCGGGTGGCGGGCGCGGCGGCGCTGGTGCTGCTGGCCCTCTACGCCCTCGGCTACGCCGCCGCGGCGCTCCGGCCGGGGATGCGGCTGCTGGAGCCCGTGAACGTCCTCGCGGCCGGCGTCGCGATCCTCGTCCTCGCCGCCCTGAACACGCCCCTGGCCGACCCCGTGCGCCTCTCGGTCGCGAGCCAGACGGGGCGGCTGCTGCGCGGGGAGGTGCCGCCCGAGCGCTTCGACTTCGCCTGGCTGGCGCGGGCCGGGCGCGACGGCCGGCAGGCGCGGGAGGCGCTGCTGACGAACCCCAACCCGGTCATCGCCGAGCGCGCGGGGAACCGGGCGCGGCCCCGGCGCAGCTGGGAGGCGCCCGTCGCGCGAGGTCCGGTGCGGCTGGAGGCGGCGCCCGCGGGCGCCGCCCTCCCGGCGGGCCTTCTGGCGGCCGTCGAGGCGGAGCTGCAGGGGGCGGCCGCCGAGGCCTCGCGGCCGCAGTGCACGGAGCCCGGCTGCGTCGCGCGCGCCCTGCCGCTCGAGGGCCGGGAGGCCTGGCTGGTGGGGCCCGTCCACGGCGACTTCTGGGCCATGGTGCCGAAGGGCGAGGGCTGGCGGCGCCTGGCGATCTACCGCGCCCCCTTCCACTGCCGGGAGAGGGCACGCGGGGGCATCGCCGAGACCGGCCCGCGCCCCCTGCCGCCGCGCCTGCCGGAGCTGGAGGCGAACGGGGTGCGGCTGGAGCCGGTGCTGCCGCGCCGGGACTGCGGCTGA
- a CDS encoding MaoC family dehydratase N-terminal domain-containing protein: protein MAFEAYVGRQEEREDRADPRLAEGMAATLGRPLEGAEWPALWHWTLFQDWRMPDGLGPDGHPRRGGFLPPVHDLPRRMWAGGRVTFRAPVRTGDALRRVSTILSVKEKSGGSGRLVFVTVGHVLHGPGGVLVEEEQDIVYRGTEGAAVKAAVAAPALEGALEASLVPDPVMLFRYSALTGNGHRIHYDQPYVTGEEGYPGLVVHGPLQATLLARHALDLALREGAGPGTVLARFAYRGKRPCFDGRRLTLLGRRDAEGVIRLETRDEDGATCQEAEASFA, encoded by the coding sequence ATGGCGTTCGAGGCGTATGTGGGCCGGCAGGAGGAGCGCGAGGACCGCGCGGATCCCCGCCTGGCCGAGGGCATGGCGGCGACGCTCGGGCGGCCGCTCGAGGGGGCGGAATGGCCGGCGCTGTGGCACTGGACCCTCTTCCAGGACTGGCGCATGCCCGACGGGCTGGGGCCGGACGGCCATCCCCGCCGCGGCGGCTTCCTGCCCCCGGTGCACGACCTGCCGCGCCGCATGTGGGCGGGCGGGCGCGTGACCTTCCGCGCCCCGGTGCGGACGGGCGACGCGCTGCGGCGCGTCAGCACCATTCTCTCCGTGAAGGAGAAGTCCGGGGGCTCCGGGCGGCTGGTCTTCGTTACCGTGGGGCATGTGCTGCACGGGCCGGGCGGCGTGCTGGTGGAGGAGGAGCAGGACATCGTCTATCGCGGCACGGAGGGGGCGGCGGTAAAAGCCGCGGTGGCGGCGCCGGCCCTGGAGGGGGCGCTGGAGGCCTCTCTCGTGCCCGATCCGGTGATGCTGTTCCGCTACTCCGCGCTGACGGGGAACGGGCACCGCATCCACTACGACCAGCCCTATGTCACGGGGGAGGAGGGCTATCCCGGGCTGGTGGTGCACGGGCCGTTGCAGGCAACGCTGCTGGCGCGGCACGCCCTCGATCTGGCCCTGCGGGAGGGGGCGGGGCCCGGCACGGTGCTGGCGCGCTTCGCCTATCGCGGCAAGCGGCCCTGCTTCGACGGGCGCCGCCTGACGCTGCTGGGCCGGCGGGACGCGGAGGGCGTGATCCGGCTGGAGACGCGGGACGAGGACGGCGCGACCTGCCAGGAGGCCGAGGCCAGCTTTGCCTGA
- a CDS encoding acyl-CoA desaturase: MSCLSTERVVAGPEVSATDGRVEWAPARSLWIGGMTLAALGLGPVFVTPGAVALFLVTSGVTLCLGHSIGLHRLVIHRSFEAPLWLERALAWLGTLVGMAGPLGMVRLHDTRDWAQRQSACHDLHAHRAPAWKDAWWQMHCRLVLARPPRFLPEPRLREDRVLRWLEATWMLQQVPLGAAFFLIGGMPWLVWGIAVRVAVSVTGHWAVGHVTHRRGPQGWAVDGTAVQGHDLPAAALITFGEAWHGNHHAWPGSARLGVEKGQADPGWWVLVALRRIGLVRGLREPRHLTPREGLRRIGAGAPIPQGVATARPASRTS; the protein is encoded by the coding sequence ATGAGCTGCCTTTCGACGGAGCGGGTGGTCGCGGGCCCGGAGGTCTCGGCCACGGACGGCCGGGTGGAATGGGCGCCCGCCCGCTCCCTCTGGATCGGCGGGATGACGCTGGCCGCGCTGGGGCTCGGGCCGGTCTTCGTCACGCCCGGGGCGGTGGCGCTGTTCCTCGTGACGAGCGGGGTGACGCTGTGCCTCGGGCACTCCATCGGGCTGCACCGGCTGGTGATCCACCGCAGCTTCGAGGCGCCGCTGTGGCTGGAGCGCGCGCTGGCCTGGCTCGGCACGCTGGTGGGCATGGCCGGGCCGCTCGGCATGGTGCGCCTGCACGACACGCGCGACTGGGCCCAGCGCCAATCGGCCTGCCACGACCTGCACGCGCACCGCGCGCCGGCATGGAAGGACGCGTGGTGGCAGATGCACTGCCGGCTGGTGCTGGCCCGACCGCCGCGCTTCCTGCCCGAACCGCGGCTGCGCGAGGACCGCGTCCTGCGCTGGCTGGAGGCGACGTGGATGCTGCAGCAGGTGCCGCTCGGCGCGGCCTTCTTCCTCATCGGCGGGATGCCCTGGCTCGTCTGGGGCATCGCGGTGCGGGTGGCGGTGAGCGTGACCGGGCACTGGGCCGTCGGCCACGTCACGCACCGGCGCGGGCCGCAGGGCTGGGCGGTGGACGGCACCGCCGTGCAGGGCCACGACCTGCCCGCGGCGGCGCTGATCACCTTCGGCGAGGCCTGGCACGGCAACCACCACGCCTGGCCGGGATCGGCGAGGCTCGGGGTGGAGAAGGGGCAGGCCGACCCGGGCTGGTGGGTGCTGGTGGCGCTGCGGCGGATCGGGCTCGTGCGGGGCCTGCGGGAACCGCGGCACCTGACCCCGCGCGAGGGCTTGCGAAGGATCGGGGCCGGAGCCCCGATCCCCCAAGGGGTGGCTACAGCCCGGCCTGCGTCACGAACTTCGTGA
- the def gene encoding peptide deformylase — MTDDAPILPILLHPAPILRARARAVAEGDGDRVRDLAARMLATMYKAPGIGLAAPQVGEGLRLVVLDVAREGEPPAPMVLVNPEVVAASEERALREEGCLSIPGQYAEVERPARVKARWRELDGTRREVEADGLLATCLQHEIDHLDGVMFTDHLSPLKRNMLIKKFLKEQKLKSREAM, encoded by the coding sequence ATGACCGACGACGCTCCCATCCTCCCCATCCTGCTTCATCCCGCGCCGATCCTGCGCGCCAGGGCCCGTGCGGTTGCCGAGGGCGACGGCGACCGGGTGCGCGACCTCGCCGCCCGCATGCTCGCGACGATGTACAAGGCCCCCGGCATCGGCCTCGCGGCGCCGCAGGTGGGCGAGGGCCTCCGCCTCGTCGTCCTCGACGTCGCGCGGGAGGGTGAGCCGCCGGCCCCCATGGTGCTGGTCAACCCCGAGGTCGTGGCGGCGAGCGAGGAGCGCGCCCTGCGAGAGGAGGGCTGCCTCTCCATCCCCGGCCAGTACGCCGAGGTGGAGCGCCCGGCCCGCGTGAAGGCGCGCTGGCGCGAGCTGGACGGCACCCGGCGCGAGGTGGAGGCGGACGGCCTGCTGGCCACCTGCCTGCAGCACGAGATCGACCACCTGGACGGCGTGATGTTCACCGACCACCTCAGCCCGCTGAAGCGGAACATGCTGATCAAGAAGTTCCTGAAGGAGCAGAAGCTCAAGTCTCGCGAGGCGATGTGA